One Triticum dicoccoides isolate Atlit2015 ecotype Zavitan chromosome 4B, WEW_v2.0, whole genome shotgun sequence genomic window carries:
- the LOC119292745 gene encoding probable mitochondrial import inner membrane translocase subunit TIM21, with protein MQQSRGIGSCLGGRRGRTDGADLAAPRADAHPKQERRIASDFDVACSSLIFGKALARVQSDSQVTARIGYPITGYGNESRNRAARQRIPNRVWTDEDGVEHVEVNFYIRGPHGAGKVYSEMFKDNSDRTWKFMYLLVEFTAPLQGQVMLESYIPA; from the exons ATGCAGCAGAGCAGGGGCATTGGATCTTGCCTCGGCGGCCGCAGGGGGAGGACTGATGGGGCGGATCTGGCGGCGCCGCGGGCGGACGCTCACCCGAAGCAGGAGCGCCGCATCGCTTCTGATTTTGACGTGGCCTGTAGTTCATTA ATCTTTGGGAAAGCTCTAGCAAGAGTTCAGAGTGATAGTCAG GTTACAGCGAGAATTGGGTACCCTATTACTGGTTATGGTAATGAAAGCAGAAACCGTGCAGCTCGACAGCGTATTCCAAACAGGGTTTGGACAGATGAGGATGGTGTTGAACATGTGGAG GTCAATTTTTATATCCGAGGTCCGCATGGAGCTGGAAAGGTATATTCAGAGATGTTCAAAGATAACTCTGACAGGACATGGAAGTTCATGTACCTTCTTGTTGAGTTTACAGCACCGCTACAGGGACAAGTAATGTTAGAATCTTACATACCAGCGTAA
- the LOC119290965 gene encoding uncharacterized protein LOC119290965, which yields MSYDQMLSPLLGGAGRSAWTPRLQQLGGDAVTRQILKCTRWQLEETTDFVTCPYHYYCDSSYPGDYHSAVGALVAAFAAYCFVAALAFAVLDLVRSGAAGVRGVKRKYLVPSGPFLLPLVLLALAKGQRVNAVFPLAQLGPALLLLLQASALAFRNEADGDIRYAVLEASTVSGVLHASLYLDAVVLPYYTGLEALRWSRFSGECASCLCRMEPLVVGGTAMRYRGLSKTALAIIFALCSRMVCRIYGEERLSAWTRSALEGVGWVFVAADAVYLVGWVAAEGGAVGVAAYSLVAGLVFLCVFGKVYRFLAWVESRQSQWKSSLCHTVV from the coding sequence ATGTCGTATGATCAGATGCTCTCGCCGCTCCTCGGAGGCGCCGGCCGGTCGGCGTGGACGCCGCGGCTGCAGCAGCTGGGCGGCGACGCGGtgacgaggcagatactcaagtgcACGCGGTGGCAGCTGGAGGAGACCACGGACTTCGTCACCTGCCCCTACCACTACTACTGCGACAGCTCCTACCCCGGCGACTACCACTCCGCCGTCGGCGCGCTCGTCGCCGCCTTCGCCGCCTACTGCTTcgtcgccgcgctggccttcgccgtGCTCGACCTCGTTCGCAGCGGCGCGGCCGGCGTGAGGGGCGTCAAGAGGAAGTACCTGGTCCCCTCGGGCCCGTTCCTGCTCCCGCTGGTGCTGCTGGCGCTGGCCAAGGGGCAGCGCGTCAACGCCGTGTTCCCGCTCGCGCAGCTCGGCCCggcattgctgctgctgctgcaggcgTCGGCGCTGGCGTTCCGGAACGAGGCCGACGGCGACATCCGGTACGCGGTGCTGGAGGCCTCCACGGTGTCCGGCGTGCTGCACGCCAGCCTCTACCTGGACGCCGTGGTGCTGCCCTACTACACGGGGCTGGAGGCGCTCCGGTGGTCGCGCTTCTCCGGGGAGTGCGCGTCGTGCCTCTGCCGCATGGAGCCGCTGGTGGTGGGCGGCACGGCGATGCGGTACCGGGGCCTGTCCAAGACGGCGCTGGCCATCATCTTCGCGCTGTGCTCCAGGATGGTGTGCCGGATTTACGGCGAGGAGCGGCTGAGCGCGTGGACGCGGTCGGCGCTGGAGGGCGTCGGGTGGGTGTTCGTGGCGGCCGACGCGGTGTACCTCGTCGGCTGGGTGGCGGCCGAGGGCGGCGCCGTCGGGGTGGCGGCCTACAGCCTGGTGGCCGGCCTCGTCTTCCTCTGCGTCTTCGGCAAGGTGTACAGATTCTTGGCGTGGGTGGAGTCGCGGCAGTCGCAGTGGAAATCGAGCCTCTGCCACACCGTCGTCTGA